A single window of Methylobacterium nodulans ORS 2060 DNA harbors:
- the miaA gene encoding tRNA (adenosine(37)-N6)-dimethylallyltransferase MiaA produces MTELGKADEGMAGRAILIAGPTASGKSALALGLAQARGGVVINADSMQVYGDLRVLTARPSPEEEEAAPHRLYGHVDGAVNYSVGHYLADAGRVLRDAWAAERLPIVVGGTGLYFKALLEGLSAIPPVPEAVRAAVRAQAEGRETASLHADLARLDPEGAARIAPGDRLRVLRALEIRAATGRPLSAFQGSRQPGPLAGVACEKLFLAPDRAGLRARIDARFLSMMEAGALDEVRRLRARHLDPMLPVMRAHGVPGLIAHLNGALTREEAVARGQADTRRYAKRQVTWFRHQVGEDWRWLTPEEAAREFLPGH; encoded by the coding sequence ATGACGGAACTCGGAAAGGCGGACGAAGGCATGGCCGGGCGGGCGATCCTCATCGCAGGGCCGACCGCCTCGGGCAAGTCGGCGCTCGCCCTCGGGCTGGCGCAGGCCCGCGGCGGCGTGGTGATCAACGCCGATTCGATGCAGGTCTACGGCGACCTGCGCGTCCTCACGGCCCGGCCGAGCCCCGAGGAGGAGGAGGCCGCGCCCCACCGCCTCTACGGCCATGTCGACGGCGCGGTGAACTACTCGGTCGGGCACTACCTCGCCGATGCCGGGAGGGTGCTGCGGGACGCTTGGGCGGCGGAGCGCCTGCCGATCGTCGTCGGCGGCACCGGGCTCTACTTCAAGGCGCTGCTGGAGGGGCTCTCCGCGATCCCGCCCGTTCCCGAGGCGGTGCGCGCGGCGGTGCGGGCGCAAGCCGAGGGGCGCGAGACGGCCTCGCTCCACGCGGATCTCGCCCGCCTCGACCCGGAGGGGGCGGCCCGCATCGCGCCGGGCGACCGGCTGCGGGTGCTGCGGGCGCTCGAGATCCGGGCCGCGACCGGGCGCCCGCTCTCGGCCTTCCAGGGCAGCCGGCAGCCCGGGCCGCTCGCCGGCGTCGCCTGCGAGAAGCTCTTCCTGGCGCCCGACCGCGCAGGCTTGCGTGCCCGCATCGACGCGCGCTTCCTCTCCATGATGGAGGCGGGCGCTCTCGACGAGGTGCGGCGCCTGCGGGCCCGGCACCTCGACCCGATGCTCCCGGTGATGCGCGCCCACGGGGTGCCGGGCCTGATCGCCCATCTCAATGGGGCGCTCACGCGGGAGGAGGCCGTGGCCCGCGGGCAGGCCGACACGCGGCGCTACGCCAAGCGGCAGGTGACGTGGTTCCGCCACCAGGTCGGGGAGGATTGGCGCTGGCTCACGCCGGAGGAGGCGGCCCGGGAGTTCCTGCCGGGCCACTGA